One genomic window of Methanosarcina acetivorans C2A includes the following:
- a CDS encoding transcription factor S, with the protein MQFCTKCKSMMFPKDGNYHCRKCGNTIPIESDAKGFVSKAKIDDHEVVVLEGEQTSGLPTTNVKCPECGNNTAAWWLRQLRSADESETRFFKCTKCGFTWREYD; encoded by the coding sequence ATGCAATTCTGTACCAAATGTAAAAGTATGATGTTTCCTAAAGACGGCAACTACCATTGCAGAAAGTGCGGAAACACAATACCGATTGAAAGTGACGCAAAGGGTTTTGTCTCCAAAGCCAAGATTGACGATCACGAAGTAGTAGTACTCGAAGGGGAACAGACTTCAGGCCTGCCAACAACGAATGTAAAATGCCCGGAGTGCGGAAACAACACTGCAGCCTGGTGGCTCAGACAGCTCAGGTCTGCTGACGAGTCCGAGACCCGTTTCTTCAAGTGTACAAAGTGCGGGTTTACGTGGAGAGAGTACGACTGA
- the priL gene encoding DNA primase regulatory subunit PriL, which produces MQAEKLAYYPFISEASAHVGDLGISLESLLNSRAYRTARARGIERVKEALEGEIKKPPVSEEAQVLSELLSYPFARMLVACVDDQLFTRRYALAEAKAAYTFLRNETPDFLLEFGEDFGISAEIRDSHFSMHFTDYIRFSNSLKEPSWKLTNRQFRAGKIKITKEEFARLLEEAVRERIEQSFPIPEIPPEVSAFCAPYVAEIKEQFEVQKKKFGATDFGAVEPELFPPCISHALANVQGGVNLAHSMRFAMTSFLLNVGMSVEEILNLFNVSPDFDAEKTLYQIEHIAGATGNEYKPPACDTMRTYGNCIGKDGLCAKISHPLGYYERRIFLKNKEREKEEGKEKGNEEKKEKREEHEKKNEKGNEIKEK; this is translated from the coding sequence ATGCAGGCCGAAAAACTTGCATATTACCCATTTATTTCAGAAGCGTCTGCCCATGTTGGAGATCTGGGAATTTCCCTGGAAAGCCTGCTCAATTCGCGGGCTTACAGGACCGCAAGAGCTCGCGGAATAGAAAGAGTAAAGGAAGCTCTTGAAGGGGAAATCAAAAAGCCCCCCGTATCAGAGGAAGCCCAGGTGCTCTCGGAACTCCTTTCCTATCCCTTTGCCAGGATGCTGGTCGCCTGCGTGGATGACCAGCTCTTTACCCGGCGCTATGCCCTGGCAGAAGCCAAGGCTGCCTATACTTTTTTGAGAAACGAAACCCCGGACTTTTTGCTCGAATTCGGAGAAGACTTCGGAATCTCGGCAGAGATCAGGGACTCCCATTTCAGTATGCATTTTACGGACTATATCCGCTTTTCCAATTCCCTCAAAGAACCTTCCTGGAAACTGACAAACCGACAGTTCAGGGCAGGGAAGATAAAAATAACAAAGGAAGAGTTTGCAAGGCTTCTTGAAGAAGCAGTCAGGGAAAGAATAGAACAATCCTTCCCCATCCCGGAAATCCCTCCAGAAGTCTCCGCTTTCTGTGCCCCCTATGTCGCCGAAATAAAGGAACAGTTTGAAGTCCAGAAAAAGAAATTCGGAGCTACGGACTTCGGGGCAGTTGAGCCCGAACTCTTTCCCCCATGTATTTCCCATGCTCTTGCAAACGTACAGGGAGGGGTTAACCTTGCACATTCGATGCGTTTTGCAATGACTTCATTTCTCCTGAACGTAGGGATGTCCGTGGAAGAGATCCTGAACCTCTTCAACGTCTCCCCCGACTTTGACGCGGAAAAGACCCTCTACCAGATCGAACACATCGCCGGGGCTACGGGCAACGAGTACAAACCCCCTGCCTGCGATACCATGCGGACATACGGCAACTGCATAGGAAAAGACGGGCTCTGCGCAAAGATCAGCCATCCACTCGGGTATTACGAGAGGAGGATTTTCCTGAAAAATAAAGAAAGGGAAAAAGAAGAGGGAAAAGAAAAAGGAAACGAAGAGAAAAAGGAAAAGAGGGAGGAACATGAAAAGAAGAACGAAAAAGGAAATGAAATTAAGGAGAAATGA
- a CDS encoding SDR family oxidoreductase, translated as MKNLFDLTGKVAIVTGASSGLGVEFARALANQGANIAIIARREEKLKEVQKEIEKLGVTCRYYLCDVMKTEQIKNAVEQVVKDFGRIDILVNNAGLGLVDAADKTTDEMWHNMIDTNLNGVYFFAREVGKIMLRQKHGRIINIGSIHSTVSMKGLPVTAYCSTKGGVLMLTKSLATEWAKEGITVNAIGPGYFALGMAEGVVADPEFAKIIEFMCPMGRAGQSGDLDTTVVYLASDESKYITGQIITVDGGWTAL; from the coding sequence ATGAAAAATCTATTTGATTTAACAGGAAAAGTTGCTATTGTAACAGGTGCTTCCTCAGGGCTTGGAGTAGAGTTTGCCAGAGCCCTGGCAAATCAAGGTGCAAATATTGCTATAATTGCACGCCGTGAAGAAAAATTGAAGGAAGTACAGAAGGAAATTGAAAAACTTGGAGTAACCTGCCGCTATTACCTGTGTGATGTGATGAAAACAGAACAGATTAAGAATGCTGTGGAGCAGGTAGTAAAAGACTTCGGAAGAATAGATATCCTTGTAAACAATGCCGGTCTCGGACTTGTTGATGCTGCGGACAAAACAACTGATGAAATGTGGCACAATATGATTGATACCAACCTGAATGGGGTTTATTTCTTTGCCCGCGAAGTTGGGAAAATAATGTTAAGGCAAAAACATGGAAGAATCATTAACATCGGGTCAATTCACTCAACAGTGTCAATGAAAGGATTACCGGTTACAGCTTATTGCTCGACAAAGGGTGGAGTTTTAATGCTCACCAAGTCTCTGGCAACTGAATGGGCAAAAGAAGGCATTACGGTTAATGCAATAGGACCCGGTTATTTTGCTCTTGGAATGGCTGAAGGAGTTGTTGCTGATCCGGAATTTGCAAAAATTATTGAATTTATGTGTCCGATGGGACGTGCGGGACAGTCCGGAGACCTGGATACTACCGTTGTTTACCTCGCATCCGATGAATCAAAATATATTACAGGCCAGATAATTACAGTTGACGGCGGCTGGACAGCACTTTAA
- a CDS encoding DNA polymerase sliding clamp produces MFKAAINAELLKDAIAALAVIVDEVRFKIKPEGISVKAVDPANVAMGIFELGSSAFDEYSADECEIGLDLNKITDLLGIADRNDTVRMGLEEGSNKLLIDVGGLSYTLSLLDPSTIRAEPRVPQLELPAKVVLNGADLRRAVKAAEKISDHMLMGVSGDTFYMEAKGDTDQVRLEMGRDQLIDLKAGEACSLFSLDYLTDIVKPTNKVNEVTLSLGRDFPILIDFEIANGAGRISYLLAPRIESD; encoded by the coding sequence ATGTTCAAGGCAGCAATTAATGCAGAGCTTCTGAAAGACGCGATTGCCGCACTGGCTGTAATTGTAGATGAGGTTAGATTCAAAATTAAACCCGAAGGAATTTCGGTAAAAGCAGTTGACCCGGCCAATGTTGCAATGGGAATTTTTGAACTCGGGTCATCGGCTTTTGATGAATACAGCGCTGATGAGTGTGAGATCGGACTTGACCTGAACAAGATTACCGACCTTCTGGGAATTGCGGATAGGAACGATACAGTCAGGATGGGACTTGAAGAAGGAAGCAATAAACTCCTGATCGATGTAGGAGGGCTGTCCTATACTCTTTCTCTGCTGGATCCTTCAACAATCCGTGCAGAACCCAGAGTTCCCCAGCTCGAGCTGCCTGCCAAAGTTGTCCTGAACGGTGCGGACCTCAGGCGTGCCGTAAAAGCCGCAGAAAAGATAAGCGACCATATGCTCATGGGAGTCTCCGGAGATACTTTCTATATGGAAGCTAAGGGCGATACCGATCAGGTCCGCCTGGAGATGGGCAGAGACCAGTTAATTGACCTGAAAGCGGGGGAAGCCTGTTCCCTCTTCTCTCTGGACTACCTGACAGATATAGTCAAGCCCACAAACAAGGTAAATGAGGTTACACTCTCTCTTGGCAGAGATTTCCCTATCCTGATTGACTTTGAAATTGCGAACGGTGCAGGAAGAATATCTTACCTTCTGGCCCCAAGAATAGAATCAGACTAA
- a CDS encoding HepT-like ribonuclease domain-containing protein, producing the protein MKEKREFRDYLSDIFDAIEKIENFTQDISFDAFVEDEMRVFAVVRALEIIGEAAKNVPLEIKENYPSVPWKEMARTRDKLIHSYFGVDLNVVWKTVNKNLPPLKDQISEILKDLGNTSS; encoded by the coding sequence ATGAAGGAAAAAAGGGAATTCAGGGATTATTTATCCGATATTTTCGATGCCATTGAGAAAATCGAAAATTTTACTCAGGACATCTCTTTTGACGCATTTGTAGAAGATGAGATGAGAGTTTTTGCTGTTGTCCGGGCTCTGGAGATCATAGGGGAAGCTGCGAAAAACGTTCCATTAGAAATAAAAGAAAATTATCCTTCAGTTCCCTGGAAAGAGATGGCAAGAACCCGTGATAAGCTTATACATTCCTATTTTGGCGTAGATCTGAACGTCGTTTGGAAAACGGTAAATAAGAATTTGCCTCCCTTGAAAGATCAGATTTCCGAGATTCTAAAAGATCTGGGAAACACTTCATCCTGA
- a CDS encoding glyoxalase/bleomycin resistance/dioxygenase family protein, with protein sequence MKFICPLIVANNMEISRNFYEKVLDQKVQYDFGENVSFEGGFVIHLKSHFSDLININKNDIAQKSNNSELYFEEADLDSFLQKLKDIDSIEYVHGLKEQPWGQRVIRFYDPDMHIVEIGEPMESVVKRLLREGLSVEETSKRTSMPEEFIRQFL encoded by the coding sequence ATGAAATTCATATGTCCGCTTATTGTTGCCAACAATATGGAAATTTCCAGGAACTTTTACGAAAAAGTTCTCGATCAAAAAGTACAGTACGACTTTGGTGAAAACGTATCATTTGAGGGTGGTTTTGTGATACACTTAAAGTCGCATTTTTCAGACTTAATAAACATAAACAAAAACGACATTGCTCAAAAATCAAATAACTCTGAATTATATTTTGAAGAGGCTGATTTAGATAGTTTCCTTCAAAAGCTGAAAGACATTGATTCCATTGAATATGTACACGGATTAAAAGAACAGCCCTGGGGACAGCGAGTTATCAGATTTTACGATCCTGATATGCACATCGTTGAAATTGGGGAACCCATGGAAAGCGTGGTAAAAAGACTCCTTAGGGAAGGACTATCGGTTGAAGAAACCTCAAAACGCACCTCAATGCCTGAGGAGTTTATAAGGCAGTTTTTGTGA
- a CDS encoding nucleotidyltransferase family protein: MVENSPVAPSRDTIQFMAILRQNLPEISRKYKVSYLGIFGSYVRGEQGPESDLDILVEFEEAPGFFEYIQLEDYLSEILGVKVDLVMKSALKPAIGKHILEEVVAV, from the coding sequence ATGGTAGAAAACAGTCCTGTTGCTCCTTCCAGAGATACTATCCAGTTCATGGCTATTTTACGTCAAAATCTGCCGGAGATTTCCAGGAAATATAAAGTTAGTTATCTCGGGATTTTTGGCTCTTATGTGAGGGGAGAACAGGGGCCTGAAAGTGACCTTGACATTCTGGTTGAGTTTGAGGAAGCTCCAGGTTTTTTTGAGTACATTCAGCTTGAAGATTATCTGAGTGAGATTCTGGGCGTGAAAGTTGATCTGGTAATGAAATCTGCCCTGAAACCTGCTATTGGGAAACATATCCTTGAGGAAGTCGTGGCAGTATGA
- a CDS encoding nucleotidyltransferase family protein: MSRSSPIYQKSIQNLKSLIFETLNEENVTVILFGSRARGDFSRVSDIDIGILPGKNFDRKKLIFLKEKTEDLNIPYTVDVVDLSRVSEVFRNKALREGVVWKE, encoded by the coding sequence ATGAGCCGTTCCTCTCCTATCTATCAAAAAAGCATTCAGAACCTGAAATCCCTTATTTTTGAAACTTTAAATGAAGAAAATGTCACTGTCATACTCTTCGGTTCTAGGGCTAGAGGAGATTTTAGTCGGGTTTCAGATATAGACATTGGGATTCTTCCAGGTAAAAACTTTGATCGGAAAAAATTGATTTTTTTAAAAGAAAAGACTGAGGACCTTAATATTCCCTACACAGTTGATGTTGTGGATCTTTCCAGGGTTTCGGAGGTTTTTAGAAACAAAGCTCTAAGAGAAGGGGTCGTATGGAAAGAATGA
- the moaA gene encoding GTP 3',8-cyclase MoaA: MKNNNSGKTSLYPEEKEEKILVDPYGRKVTGLRISITDRCNLSCMYCHNEGADCCSCGSLGHEMSPELICGIVREAAKFGVRKVKFSGGEPLFRKDFEEILACLPPLKEVSATTNGILLEKRAKTLKAAGLDRVNVSLDSLNPEKYGKITGAPPGTLEKVIKGIDSAVEAGLTPVKLNMVLLKGVNDNEIDAMMEFIRPYGGKVILQLIELMNIDPQLSKYMIDSKALEKILEERASEVRVRHLHHRKKYIIDGVEVEFVRPMDNSEFCAHCSRLRVTADGKFKPCLLVHDNLVDVREAKSPKEIEKLLRLAVSRRKPYYIPATGVTKLEKWQE, encoded by the coding sequence ATGAAAAACAACAACTCAGGAAAAACTTCCCTGTATCCGGAAGAAAAAGAAGAAAAAATCCTGGTCGACCCTTACGGGCGCAAAGTAACCGGGCTTCGGATATCCATTACTGACAGGTGTAACCTTTCCTGCATGTACTGCCACAATGAAGGAGCAGACTGCTGTTCCTGCGGCTCGCTCGGACACGAAATGAGCCCGGAATTGATCTGCGGAATTGTCCGGGAAGCAGCAAAATTTGGGGTCCGTAAAGTGAAGTTCTCGGGAGGAGAACCGCTTTTTCGGAAAGACTTTGAGGAAATCCTTGCCTGTCTCCCTCCTCTGAAAGAGGTCTCGGCAACTACAAACGGCATCCTGCTTGAAAAGCGTGCAAAAACCCTCAAAGCTGCGGGCCTGGACAGGGTAAATGTAAGCCTTGACTCCCTTAACCCTGAAAAGTATGGAAAGATTACCGGAGCTCCGCCAGGCACTCTTGAGAAAGTGATTAAAGGAATAGACAGTGCAGTTGAGGCCGGGCTGACCCCCGTAAAGCTGAATATGGTGCTCCTGAAGGGCGTTAACGACAACGAGATCGATGCGATGATGGAATTTATCCGCCCTTACGGAGGAAAAGTTATCCTGCAGCTGATCGAGCTTATGAACATTGACCCGCAACTTTCAAAGTACATGATTGACTCAAAAGCCCTCGAAAAAATCCTTGAGGAACGAGCAAGCGAGGTAAGAGTCAGGCACCTTCACCACCGGAAAAAGTACATAATCGACGGGGTTGAAGTGGAATTTGTGCGACCAATGGACAACTCGGAGTTCTGCGCCCACTGCAGCAGGCTCAGGGTCACCGCCGACGGAAAGTTTAAGCCCTGCTTGCTTGTACACGATAATCTTGTTGATGTAAGGGAAGCAAAAAGCCCCAAAGAGATCGAAAAACTGCTCAGACTTGCAGTAAGCCGGCGAAAACCTTACTATATTCCGGCTACAGGAGTCACAAAATTGGAGAAGTGGCAAGAATAA
- a CDS encoding nucleotidyltransferase family protein, producing MESLNILKSHVEVIHQKFGVKRIGIFGSFARGEEKEDSDLDVLVVFEEGQKTFDNYMDLKFYLEDLFGREVDLVTEKALRPQLEDIIMKEVVYA from the coding sequence GTGGAAAGCCTAAATATTTTAAAATCACATGTGGAAGTGATCCATCAAAAATTCGGGGTCAAAAGGATCGGGATATTCGGGTCTTTTGCACGAGGAGAGGAAAAAGAGGATAGTGATCTCGACGTGCTCGTAGTGTTTGAGGAAGGGCAGAAAACTTTTGACAATTATATGGATCTGAAGTTTTATCTGGAAGATCTATTTGGTCGGGAGGTTGATCTCGTTACTGAAAAAGCTCTCAGGCCACAACTGGAGGACATCATCATGAAGGAAGTTGTGTATGCCTGA
- a CDS encoding NUDIX domain-containing protein, whose amino-acid sequence MKHNTPSLTVDAVILFKNKLVLVKRKNPPYQGKFALPGGFVEIGESTEEAASREAFEETGLSVEILKLIGVYSDPERDPRRHTVSVCYLAKGYGDLKSGSDADAAELFEFDSVPELAFDHNKMINDAKSDINAILYQM is encoded by the coding sequence ATGAAACATAATACCCCCAGCCTGACCGTTGATGCTGTAATTCTCTTTAAAAACAAGCTTGTTCTGGTGAAGAGAAAAAACCCTCCGTATCAGGGAAAATTTGCCCTTCCTGGCGGCTTTGTCGAAATAGGGGAAAGTACAGAAGAAGCAGCGTCCAGGGAAGCTTTTGAAGAAACTGGGCTTTCCGTAGAAATTCTCAAACTTATCGGTGTCTATTCCGACCCTGAACGCGACCCGAGAAGGCATACGGTCTCGGTGTGCTACCTTGCGAAAGGATACGGAGATTTGAAATCAGGCTCTGACGCTGATGCCGCTGAACTTTTTGAGTTTGATTCTGTTCCTGAGCTGGCTTTTGACCACAATAAAATGATAAATGACGCAAAAAGTGATATTAATGCAATTCTGTACCAAATGTAA
- a CDS encoding cobyrinate a,c-diamide synthase, which translates to MTKGILIAGTHSGVGKTTVSMGIMAALKHRQLKVQPYKVGPDYIDPSHHTAICGRSSRNLDTYMMGTEGVRQTVARTSADADIAVVEGVMGLFDGIDSTEIASSAHVAKTLDIPVILVINVHGMSRSTAAILKGYSEFDPEVRIAGVILNQVGSPRHVELVVNSLPGNIPVVGTIPRRKDIEVPSRHLGLYMAHEKDYNTAEMAAFIEENVDLDAVLELAEPCSVPDFVETPHTGTDLRIGVAWDPAFCFYYRDMFDAFRDHGAEVVFFSPMEGELPDVDGIYFGGGYPELYAEVLENSETTRKLKGLAADGLPIYAECGGLLYLCGTYEVDDRTYKLADVVPANTRMTNRLKALGYTEARPLDRNLSSRNIRGHEFHYSLTECDRDARFAYEMIRGKGIQNGFDGLLEHNTLAGYMHSHPASFPVDKFVGKCREYKKR; encoded by the coding sequence ATGACAAAAGGAATACTTATAGCAGGAACCCATAGCGGAGTTGGAAAAACCACAGTTTCCATGGGTATCATGGCTGCCCTAAAGCACAGGCAGCTTAAAGTCCAGCCTTACAAGGTAGGACCAGATTACATTGACCCTTCCCACCACACAGCCATCTGCGGGCGTTCTTCCAGAAATCTGGACACCTACATGATGGGTACGGAAGGGGTGAGGCAGACCGTTGCCCGTACGTCTGCAGACGCTGACATTGCTGTCGTTGAAGGGGTCATGGGGCTTTTTGACGGAATTGACTCCACGGAAATCGCAAGCTCGGCACATGTAGCCAAGACCCTGGATATCCCGGTGATCCTTGTTATCAATGTCCACGGCATGTCAAGAAGTACTGCAGCTATCCTGAAAGGCTATTCCGAATTCGACCCGGAAGTCAGGATTGCAGGCGTGATCCTGAACCAGGTAGGCAGCCCCCGCCATGTAGAACTTGTAGTTAATTCCCTCCCTGGCAACATTCCCGTTGTCGGAACCATCCCCCGCAGGAAAGATATCGAGGTCCCTTCAAGGCACCTGGGGCTCTACATGGCGCACGAAAAGGACTACAACACTGCGGAAATGGCAGCCTTTATCGAAGAAAATGTTGACCTTGATGCAGTGCTTGAACTTGCCGAGCCCTGTTCGGTTCCGGATTTCGTTGAAACGCCACATACCGGGACAGATCTCAGGATTGGGGTTGCCTGGGACCCTGCTTTCTGTTTCTACTACCGGGACATGTTCGATGCCTTCAGGGACCACGGAGCCGAAGTTGTGTTTTTCAGCCCCATGGAAGGAGAACTTCCGGACGTGGACGGGATCTATTTCGGAGGTGGCTACCCCGAACTCTATGCGGAAGTCCTTGAAAATTCGGAAACCACCCGGAAACTCAAAGGGCTTGCAGCCGACGGCTTGCCCATCTATGCGGAGTGTGGCGGCCTGCTCTATCTCTGCGGAACTTATGAGGTCGATGACAGGACTTATAAACTGGCTGATGTTGTGCCCGCAAATACCCGCATGACAAACCGGCTGAAAGCTCTCGGATATACCGAAGCCCGCCCTCTTGACAGGAACCTCTCTTCCCGCAATATCCGTGGCCACGAATTCCATTACTCCCTTACGGAATGCGACCGAGATGCCAGGTTTGCATACGAAATGATCCGCGGAAAAGGCATACAGAACGGTTTTGACGGGCTTCTGGAACACAATACCCTCGCAGGGTATATGCACTCCCATCCTGCCAGCTTCCCGGTAGATAAGTTCGTGGGAAAATGCAGGGAATACAAAAAAAGGTAA
- a CDS encoding acetate uptake transporter yields MVEAQEIVADVHVKDRTANPSPLGFTGLGLSATLLSLSYIGLYPVDSMIVSMAIFLGGFAQVFAGLMAWKKGSVFGGTAFCAFGLFWFSLAGLILLPAIGWIEGPEPMSLATYLFFWGVYTFVMLIATLKLGSKAIMFIFLTLFVLFILLAIVNATENAGLLVVAGYVGLLLGLSSLYTALGEVLNDAYGRKVVPI; encoded by the coding sequence ATGGTAGAAGCACAGGAAATAGTAGCAGACGTGCATGTAAAGGACAGGACTGCAAACCCTTCACCTCTGGGATTTACAGGACTTGGCCTTTCAGCAACCCTCCTGAGCCTTAGTTACATAGGTCTTTACCCTGTGGACTCGATGATAGTGTCCATGGCAATATTCCTCGGCGGCTTTGCCCAGGTCTTTGCAGGCTTAATGGCCTGGAAAAAAGGGAGTGTTTTCGGAGGAACGGCTTTCTGCGCATTCGGCCTGTTCTGGTTCTCTCTTGCAGGTCTTATACTCTTGCCCGCAATTGGCTGGATTGAAGGCCCTGAGCCTATGTCCCTTGCAACCTACCTTTTCTTCTGGGGAGTTTATACCTTCGTAATGCTTATAGCCACTCTGAAGCTGGGCAGCAAAGCCATAATGTTCATATTCTTGACTCTCTTCGTGCTGTTCATCCTCCTGGCTATTGTAAACGCCACGGAAAACGCAGGCCTGCTTGTCGTAGCCGGCTATGTGGGGCTACTCCTGGGCCTTTCGTCCCTTTACACCGCCCTTGGAGAAGTGCTTAATGACGCATACGGAAGGAAAGTTGTGCCTATCTGA
- the surE gene encoding 5'/3'-nucleotidase SurE: MGKLMAPKILVTNDDGVYSTGLKAAFDSVSDLGEVTISAPAVQQSGVGRSISIFEPLRITKTDVGGIPAYAVGGTPTDSVILGIFTILKQMPDLVLSGFNIGENISTDTITTSGTIGGALEAASYGIPAIAASMQVLDEGQKFDDPRDYHRERFEAGIKIVNKIARNVLRHGMPENVDLLNINIPYHAEEDTPIEITRLARKVFKTDVEERRDPRGRSYYWIAGDLIREEEEGTDVHAVMQKGYVSITPISLDSTARIEFSEIEKYL, translated from the coding sequence ATGGGAAAACTGATGGCCCCAAAAATTCTTGTTACCAATGACGATGGTGTTTATTCCACAGGCCTGAAAGCTGCCTTTGACAGCGTTTCGGACCTCGGGGAAGTTACGATTTCGGCTCCTGCTGTCCAGCAGAGCGGGGTCGGACGTTCGATTTCTATCTTTGAGCCCCTCCGGATTACAAAAACCGATGTAGGAGGCATACCTGCTTATGCTGTGGGCGGGACCCCAACGGATTCCGTAATTCTGGGAATTTTTACGATCCTCAAGCAGATGCCGGACCTTGTGCTCTCCGGCTTCAACATCGGAGAAAACATCAGTACGGATACGATCACCACCTCCGGGACCATAGGAGGGGCCCTGGAAGCTGCAAGCTATGGTATTCCCGCAATTGCCGCCTCCATGCAGGTGCTTGACGAAGGTCAGAAGTTCGATGATCCCAGGGATTACCACAGGGAACGCTTCGAAGCCGGGATCAAAATCGTAAACAAAATAGCCCGGAACGTCCTCAGGCATGGTATGCCCGAAAATGTTGACCTGTTAAATATCAACATCCCCTACCATGCCGAAGAAGATACCCCCATAGAAATAACACGTCTTGCAAGGAAGGTCTTCAAAACTGACGTGGAAGAACGGCGGGACCCGAGAGGCAGGTCATACTACTGGATTGCAGGAGACCTGATCCGGGAAGAAGAAGAAGGCACCGATGTGCATGCTGTCATGCAGAAAGGGTATGTTTCCATAACGCCCATTTCCCTGGACTCAACGGCAAGAATTGAGTTTTCGGAGATAGAAAAATATCTCTGA